Within the Nitrososphaerales archaeon genome, the region ATCAATAACTTATCAAATATAAACCAAAATGTTTTACTGCGCTGCTACTTCATACCGTGATATAACTTCTCCCTATAATCTCTCCCCTTCTTAGTGATTCCAACGCATGGTTAATTTCATCAAGTTCAAACTTTCTTGTCACTGTTGACTGTAACTTTCCACTTTCAGCCAATCCAATAAGCTCCATCAATTCATTCTTGTTTCCTACCAATGAACCAACAAGCGAGAACTCCTTTAGCATGAATATCTGGGGGCTCAGTGAGATTGGTCTATTCGATACGCCCACAAGGACTATCTTACCGCCGTTAGCCAAGCTACCTGAGGAGTTTTTTATAGACTCGTCGTTTACAACAAAATCGATCATAACATCAACGCCACTTCCATCTGTGATCTTTCTTATCTCATCCTTGATCTTGCTTGTAGAGGCGTTTATGATGTAATCAGCTCCAAGACTCTCAGCCATCTTCAGTTTCTCCTCATTTCTTCCTATGGCTATAACGTTGGCACCGCTCAACTTTGCAATCTGCAATGCATACATTCCCACACCACCTACGCCATAGATAGCTACATTATCAG harbors:
- a CDS encoding NAD(P)-dependent alcohol dehydrogenase, whose translation is MARAARFHRVGQPLKLENMEKPSVGAYEVLLKVRAAGMCHSDIHVIDGVITSSPPVTLGHEIAGEVEEVGNNVKNFKRGDKALVHFLSPCGSCRYCLEGNGMICENLFTRPCYGFSADGGYADYCKVDSERLLHLKDIPLDFAATLGCAGITAYHAIKSVGRVSLADNVAIYGVGGVGMYALQIAKLSGANVIAIGRNEEKLKMAESLGADYIINASTSKIKDEIRKITDGSGVDVMIDFVVNDESIKNSSGSLANGGKIVLVGVSNRPISLSPQIFMLKEFSLVGSLVGNKNELMELIGLAESGKLQSTVTRKFELDEINHALESLRRGEIIGRSYITV